The Sorghum bicolor cultivar BTx623 chromosome 6, Sorghum_bicolor_NCBIv3, whole genome shotgun sequence genome contains the following window.
ATTCTACTGCGGCCTGCGGTGGTGACTGGTGTGTACTTTCACGAGCCCAACTGCCTTCCTCACACATCCGCCGgtggcggctgctgctgcacgGTGCCGTGGCAAAAGCAGCCCATGACGGCCCCTGCTTTTTCGTCCATCCGCATGCGCGGCCGTCCCGTCCTTCCCGCGCACGGGCGCACGCCGGTCAACGGAACAGCCGCCGCCCGCCGGGCGCCGACTCCAGCGGAAGCGGCCTCTTCGCCGCCCGCTCCAGCTGCAAAATCCATCCATCCACACGGCTCCTGCTGATGTGTCCAGCGCCAAAATCCAGGGTTTTAGAAACGAGGCCGACCACGTCGCAGTCGCCAGGAATTGCCCGCCCGATTATTATCTATCTATTCGCAGCAAGGCTGGTTCCGGTTTGCGCTCATTTGgctctctctcgcgctcgcgGCCGGCAGTGCCGCGTTGGCGGATCGGGCCGCACGCGAGCGGGGCTACAGCCTACGTTACAGCTCCCTCGGAGAAACCGATAACTATGCCGTCGTCTCGGCATTGGAAGCCTCCCCCTAGTCCCTGGCCCCCCGCGCTCTGTCCCCGTCGCTTGCTCTTGCTCGCTCACGACTCACGCCACACGGGTCGTCGGGCCGCGAGTTGCCCATCGACGCGACGCACGCCGGCGGATGCGCGCGCGGTAGTGGTCGCGAGTCCGGtgatcgtcgccgccgacgctgACTGACCAGGTCGCCCTTCCGGTGGCCACTGCAATGTAAGCTAACACAGTTTTTGTTTGGTTTACGTCATTAATGAAACTTGAGTACGCATTAGCCATGGAGCTACGGAAACCCATAACCCCTTCATGGTGATAAGGTGATTCGATTTCATTCTCCCCTTTTTGCCGTATCACCATGAAAAAGGGGTTTCCGTAGCTCCATGGCTGTATAAGTTACTATATTTATACGGAACAGTTGAGAGGAATTTCGTTCATTCAGAAGgtagattttctttttttttttcccggGTGGTTGAGAAACATATACTACATAAATACTGGTACGAAGTGTTAGTTATTTGATTACATCGTTGATTAAGTCTGAAGTGAAAAGGGAGATCAATTAAGTTTGTATCAGACGAAGAGTGGCCACAATGCATGACAAGGTCGTGCCGGCAAGCGCGTTGTAACAACTTTGGAGGGTTTTTTGTATCCTTCGATGATGCCTAACAAACTCTGCTTTGCAACTCGGTTTCCCATGTGTGTTGTGTGTTGTGTGTCATGTGTTCTATAAACAAATCTTCTCTCATTGGATTTGGTTAGATTCAATATTTCATTCAGTTCGGTATAGCTGGGTATCATTTGTGCCTGCCTATTTGTGTATTGTCACCAGTTGGCTTAGCCAAAAGAAAAGATATTTTGAACATGCATGTTGCTGCCGAAATTCTGAGCCTGCTGATTCCTGCATGTAATTTCGCTTTGGCAGAAGTAAGGAGGAGCAGCAATGGCATCTCCAGACCCTCGGACGGTCTTCCTCGTCTTCATCGTCATTCTCGCCATTGTCGTTATAATCCTGCTTGGTATCTGCTGGAAATTCCTCAAACCAGACATCATGAGGAAGCTGCTGCGGCCAAGAAGCCCTGGTTCAGGTGAACGAAATCATCGCCTTTCACTGTGGAACAACAACTTCTGCTTTTTCATAGCATCTTTGCTGGAGTAAGTACTAATACAGATGGGCAATTTCGATTGGTATATGAACCAGATGTTCCTGAGTACTTCAGCAGCAACATGAGCGGAAACCTCCGGACGATCACCTACTTCGACTATGCCACCCTGAAGAAGGCCACCAGGGATTTCAACCAGAAAAACCAGCTTGGCAGAGGAGGCTTTGGGCCTGTATATCTAGTAAGTTTCTTTGGCGAAAACATGAAACACAATACTGCATCTATACTGCTCGGCGACTTGTGATTCTATTTCTACATGGTTTCCTTATGTAATTCTGCTGTTGATCAGGGAAAACTAGACGACGGCAGGAAAGTTGCAGTGAAGCAGCTCAGCGTCGGCAAGTCTGGACAGGGCGAGTCAGAGTTCTTCGTCGAAGTTAACATGATCACAAGCATCCAGCACAAGAACCTCGTGCGCCTGGTGGGGTGCTGCTCCGAGGGGTCGCAGCGGCTGCTGGTGTACGAGTTCATGAAGAACAAGAGCTTGGACAAGATACTGTTTGGTAAGCATGGAGTCCATAGGGGAAGAAAAGACTGGTGCTTTGGCTTAGCTGCTCATGGACTCCTGACTGTCAACAACTTTGCAGGGGGTGATGACTCGCCGTTTCTGAACTGGAAAACCAGGCACCAGATCATCATCGGCATCGCTCGAGGCATGCAGTACCTTCACGAGGAGTCAAACCTGAGGATCGTTCACCGCGACATCAAGGCCAGCAACATCCTCCTGGACGACAAGTTCCAGCCCAAGATCGGCGACTTTGGCTTGGCCAGGTTCTTCCCCGAGGACCAGACATACCTCAGCACTGCGTTTGCCGGCACTTTGTAAGTCATCTGAAGTTCTGGACTCGTTtcacttcttcttcttttttttatattcACAGTAATGTGAACGATGCGGTAATGTATGATCTACTTTCATTCAGGGGTTACACTGCGCCTGAATACGCCATCAGAGGGGAGCTCACGGTAAAAGCCGATACCTACAGCTTCGGCgtgctggtgctcgagatcgtcAGCAGCAGGAAGAACACGGACCTAAATCTTCCAAACGAGATGCAGTACCTCCCAGAACACGTACTACGCTGCTCTCTGAATCCAGTTCTAGCCTAGTGCTAGTATGAGAGATTGGCATTCTGATGAGCCAACCATTCTGGGTCTCTGAAACACATTTCAGGCATGGCGGCTCTACGAGCAGTCCAAGATCCTGGAGCTCGTGGACCCGAAGGTGCAGGCCGAGGGGCTCGACGAGAAGGAGGTCCAGCAGGTGTGCCAGATCGCGCTGCTGTGCGTGCAGCCGTACCCGAACCTCCGGCCGGCCATGTCGGACGTCGTGCTGATGCTGACGATGAAGGGCGACCAGTCCATCCCGGCGCCCATGAAGCCGGCGTTCCTCGACCGGAAGAACCTCAAGGACAAGAACGTCGCGTCGGACACGGCGATGGAGATGAGGTCGGCGTCCTACTGGATGAACACGCCGTCGCCCATGGTGGACAAGCCGTACGACATGAGCTGTGGCATCTAGCaggcgttcgttctcgtggATGCCCTACGAGCAGGACACTGCTGCGCATTCAAAGTCGCGTTGTGAGTGTAGTGTGTGATGTCCGGTAAGAACTGTTTCCATGCGATCCAGGGCTCTGGGAGCTCATGTTTCAGTAACAGATTAAGTGAGTGCTGTGAATCGGACACAGCACTGTAGGACACCTTTTTTTTGGGTACAAACTCGTGCAGCGCTATTGTAAAAAGAATAATGAGTGCTGTGTAGCAGCAGGAACAGCATGGGGCCGAGCCGACAGAATTGCAGTTTTCGTTAGTTGACACTCTTCATGGCTATAGACTGAATTTACAGTGACAATATCCACCGCTGTATTATGCAGGGGATCACTTGTCACAAGATCATCAGACTAAAGTGTGTGGTGTGTTTTTGTTTTCCACAGGCCACAGCCATCCAAAGTTTGGTGGGGATTTCATGTAATAATTCGATTGCACTAGTACTGTTTTATCTTGTGTTTACTCTAGTTGACAGTTGTGATTTGTGAACTAGTTATGCGTTAACTCTGAAATAAATAAGTTGATGAGCGCCTTCAGATTTTGTCGTAAATGTAAATCTGGCATGACCTGACATTCTTTTTACCAaaactaggtagcgtgcccgtgcgttgctacgggataactaAACTTTTATACTTAAAAACACACGGAtcgcatgataagataatagtaatcgcatgataagataatagTACCGTGAAAATAAATATCAATGTTAAAGTGACATTTAATCAAAAAAATCAAAGTTCGTGAAATTAATATAATCATGGAGAGCGCAGCATTGTAGGATCTCAAACTCTACTGTATAAACCTTTTCGGGATACGGCTAAAATAATGTTTTATAACGGCAGAAAGAAATCACCAATATCTATTTTTTTAGTGCGCCAATAAATCTATGAATAAGTGAAGTGATATCTCCAAATTTCTGCAAGAACAATTGGACAATCATTGTGTCATTGCATATAGTCCAGATGAACAAAATTTGTCATTCCAAATCATTACAGTGACACATTTTCAATGAACAAAATTTGTCATTCCAAATCATTACAGTGACACATTTTCAATGAACAAAATTTATCATCCCAAAATTGGCCAATCACAGTATTTTCAATTTGCTCTTACTCAACCTCTTAGCTTCCCAGATGTATGTATTTCCTTGAAGAGATCATCTAAGAATTCCTTACAATGTGTTGCTTAAATCAGGAGTGGTGAAAGGCAAATTATATCACAATAAAAAGCATGTAGCTTTACAGCATCTGAGAATCCATGACAATATAGGCCACACTGCTTGTCGTAGACCTTTCGACTTGTGAGGTCTCGCACACTGTCTCCATAGATGGCAGTCAACCACAAATCAGGGGCCCTGAACACTACGACCGAGTCGTCGTCTGCATCACCCTCCACATGGGACTGATCCCCTTCTGAAGTTCTGAGGCCACACATTACCAATCAATACTTGCTTGAatttaaaaataataaacatAGATTATATATATCTAGAATAATGAACCATAAGAGTTGAATACGAAGCTCTTCAAACCATGCATTGCATTGAAGCAAGTAGGATAGGCAGAACTCAGAAACATACAAGATAATTCACATCATgagttatctatatttaattgcAGCCATGTGAAATGCACTTAAATAGTAAGCTCAGAAATTAAAAGAAATGCAAATATTTCAACTGGTCGAGTCGACTGCAGGATTTAGCTTTTAGTAAATAGCAAGACTCATACCAACTATTAAATATGTCTAGAGATTCATGAAGtttttaggccagtctcaatgcatatttCATGGGAatatcatgcacattaaatagggtgccacataagcaaaattgctgacttggcagggtcattaaatgaaagagattcatcagatgagagaggagtttcatccccataaaacttatgtggctcggttagctagtttatagtcttggtaactgtgtcatgaaactatgcattgagaatgACCTTATTCACCTCATTAACATGACTTAAGATACATCCCCAAGGCGTAATTCGCCTAACCAAAGGATGGTTAATTCTCTATCAATAATCAAGATAAATAAATAGACACAATATTACTCATGCAATAAATGGACCATAAGTAGCATCAAGGGCAAGCCCACGGTTGTGTTGCGTACCTTTTAGTTGCTCCTATATAGGTGCAGCATCCATCCTTTTAATCTGCACAATATAGGCAGACACACAACGCTCGACCCCTTTCTCAATCATTTCATCAAACAGCTTCTGAGCCTTCTCTGGCTTCACAACAATAGCCAACCCAGAGATCAGGATGGCGTAAGTTTTCGCTAAGACATCAAACTGAATTGGTGATTTTCTAAAGAATGCAACGGCGTGCTCTAGCTGGCATGGAGGAGAAAGCTCTTTCTCCTGCAACT
Protein-coding sequences here:
- the LOC8082530 gene encoding putative receptor-like protein kinase At4g00960; translation: MASPDPRTVFLVFIVILAIVVIILLGICWKFLKPDIMRKLLRPRSPGSDVPEYFSSNMSGNLRTITYFDYATLKKATRDFNQKNQLGRGGFGPVYLGKLDDGRKVAVKQLSVGKSGQGESEFFVEVNMITSIQHKNLVRLVGCCSEGSQRLLVYEFMKNKSLDKILFGGDDSPFLNWKTRHQIIIGIARGMQYLHEESNLRIVHRDIKASNILLDDKFQPKIGDFGLARFFPEDQTYLSTAFAGTLGYTAPEYAIRGELTVKADTYSFGVLVLEIVSSRKNTDLNLPNEMQYLPEHAWRLYEQSKILELVDPKVQAEGLDEKEVQQVCQIALLCVQPYPNLRPAMSDVVLMLTMKGDQSIPAPMKPAFLDRKNLKDKNVASDTAMEMRSASYWMNTPSPMVDKPYDMSCGI